The following DNA comes from Synechococcus sp. CC9616.
GCCAGTACCCACCGATACGCCGGATCCATCCTTGTTCAGCAGCAGGCCTGGCTTACCAGGGACGTTCTTCTGGGTACCGAAGTCGGTGCCGGCATCCACGAACACCTCACCCTGGAGGATGCTGATCAGGGGGAAGCGGTATTCCAACGTGATTTCACCGAAGCTCTGAGAAACGCCAAGGTCGCAGTCGTACCAGCCACGGATGGAATTAGAACCACCCATGCAGAAGGCTTCATAGGGGGGCATTTCTCCGACGATGGCACCTGCCTTCACCTGAACACCAATGGCCTGAGGGCACTCAGCGACCTCTCCCGGCTTGGGACGACAACCCTTGTGCAATTTCAACCAATTCACAGGGAAGAACTGGGTATACGTTCCCCTCAAACGATTGAAGGTGGGGGAATCTTCGTTCACTCCCACGAATTGCTCCGTTGTGGCTGTGAAGAAATTGCCGCTCGTGGGATTGCGAGGGTCGTTGAAATTGTTGTACGTCGCACCGATACGGAATGAGACCAGGTCGTTGCTGTCCGCACAGTTGTAGGACACACAAATCACATCCTTGTTTTTCGTGCGTCCGTTCTTGTAGTTGTACGTTGAGGCACCGTAAGGACGGGACTCGCCCAGAAAGTTGATGGGCCGAACATTGGCGATGGACAATCCCAGCAAGCCCTTCCAGGGTCCAGGCTCATAGGGGCTTCCGTTCAGTGGACGAACGAAAACAATCCTGCCTCCGGTTTTACGCAGAGCAATCGAATCGCCTTCGAATTCGAACCAACTTTTATTTGGATACTCATCCTCAGCCTTGTTAACAGAATTGAATTTGCGGTCGGCAGGATTGTTATCGCTTCTGGTGTTATACGCATATTTATTGCCGTTATCGACATAGCCGTCGACCGTGCGGATGTTGCCATTGCTTTCGCTTTGGAAACCCTGGGGCACCTCCTGGCTGAGGAATAGGGCTCCTGAGAAGGACGTGCGATGCGCGTCGCCGTAGATCCAGGGATCCGTGAAGGTGAGATTCGCCAAGCCGCCGTACTGGCCGTAGGTAAGATTGAGCCCGAGATTCCAGGCGCGCCCGAACAGGTTGGAATCCTGCAGCTGAACCTGGCCGAACACACCCTGGCTTTGGCTGTAGCCGAGGCCACCAGAGAGCTGACCGGTGGACTGCTCGACGATGCCCAGAACAATGATCACCTCTCCTGGAGACTCAGGTACAGGCTTCAGCGTCACCTTCACATCGCTGAACAGACTGGTTCCGTAAAGGCGCCTGATATCGGCCTCGAGAGTTTTGCGATTAAAAATATCTCCGGGTTTGGTGGAGATTTCACGGGTAACAACCCAGTTCTTGGTTTTTCCCTTGATCGGATTGCCGTTCTCATCCTCAGTTTCTCCCTCGTTATCTATGAAGGAAACTTCCACGCCCGCCACTATTCCCTGGGTGAGTTTCAGGGTCACGAGACCGTCCGGACTGACCCTTTCCGGGCCGGTGATCCTTGCCAGGGAATAGCCCTCATCTGCGAACCATTTCTGCAGCTCTTTCATGCGCTGCTGCAGGTCGTTGAGATTCAGCGTGCGGCCGTAATCGGCACCGAAGGCGTCCTCCACAACGGCGGTGGGCAACTGCTCGGAGGGGGGATTCAGTTCAACTGCCGTGAGGGTGGGGAAAGGGTCCACCTGCACGATCACCTGCACACCCAGTGGCCCGTCTACAGGAGTGATGCGCACATCGGAGAACCAACCGGTTGCCTGGATGGCATTGAGATCCCGCTGAAGTTCTGAACGGGTCACAAGGTTCCCAGGACGCACCTGCATGGCGTCGTAGGCAGCCACCTGCAGACGCTCCTCCTCAGGGTGACCACTGATTCCTTCGATCAGAACCTCAGAGATCAGAACCCGAGGTTCTTCAATCACCGTTTCCTGCTCGATCAGCGTTTCCTGTTCGGTGACGACTGGCGCGTCACCAGGAACCTGATCAACCTCGACCGACTCGGTCTCCGTGACTGTCTCTTCAAAGGCCTGAGAAACCTCCTCCTCAGGAATCACCTCAACCGGAAGGGGGTCCGACTGAGCGATATCGGGCACCGACTCAGCTCGCAAAGGAGCTGCCAGCAGAGGCAATCCAAGAGCCAATCCAAGTGCACCCTGCCGGACAGCAACTGCGGAGCGGCAGGAGGAACGTCGAATCATCGAGACGGATTCCAGGCCGGAGCCACAAAACGTGCGCTGAACTTACATGCAGTTCCGGGGGTTAGAGGTAGAGGCTTGGACCCGTTTGAGGACCTCCCCGTAGGCCTCCATGACGCCCCCGAGATCCTTACGAAAACGGTCCTTGTCCAGAATCCGATCTTTGGCGTCGGTGCTGTTCAGGTCCCAGAGCCTGCATGTGTCTGGGCTTATTTCATCAGCCAGCAGCAGCTCGCCGGAGCTTGTGATGCCGAGCTCAAGCTTGAAATCAACTAGTTGCAGACCAATTCCCTCAAAAAAAGGGCTCAACGCAGCATTCACGCGTCTCGCCAGTTGTTCAATCGCTGACAATTGGGACTCGTCAGCAACCCCGAGCAAGCGCACACGTGCTTCGGTGAGCAGGGGATCAGCAAGGGCATCATCTTTGAAGTACAGGTCGAAGAGGGCGGGGCTGATCGGGGTTCCCTCAGCAATCGGTGTCTGACGACAGAGCGATCCGGTCGCGATGTTGCGCAGCACAACCTCGAGCGGGATGATCTCAACCCGTTTCACCAACATCCAGGTCTCCCCCGCCAAACCGACGTAGTGACTGGGGATGCCAGCTGTTTCCAACAGCTCGAACAAACGTGCTGAGATCTGACAATTCAGACGACCCTTGTCAGCCAGCTGGGCCTTTTTCTGCGCATTGAAGGCCGTCGCGTCGTTCTTGAACTCAACCAGCACCTGATCGGGATTGGTCACGGCGTAAATCCGTTTGGCTTTCCCCTCGTACAGCAGTTCTCCGTGGTCAGGCATGATCCGCCGTAATAGCAGGCATTGTGTGGTGGTCAGGCTAAACTGTGATTACCACCGCCACGCCGTACCTCGTCAAGCTACCCGGAAGGGCAGGTTTCTACTTCCAACGGAAGGTGCCTGCAGACCTTGTTAGGCCCATCGGTCAGCGCCTATGGCGTTGGAAGGCAGGGAACACGCTCACAGAGGCCAGGAAGGCCGTTGTAGAGGGCTTGAACAAGACGGACGTGCTGATTGCTCAGCATCGGGGTGAGGTCACACCAGCACTGCTGAAGCACATTGACGAGAACCTGACTCCTGATCCTCTGACTGTCATCAC
Coding sequences within:
- a CDS encoding BamA/TamA family outer membrane protein, which gives rise to MIRRSSCRSAVAVRQGALGLALGLPLLAAPLRAESVPDIAQSDPLPVEVIPEEEVSQAFEETVTETESVEVDQVPGDAPVVTEQETLIEQETVIEEPRVLISEVLIEGISGHPEEERLQVAAYDAMQVRPGNLVTRSELQRDLNAIQATGWFSDVRITPVDGPLGVQVIVQVDPFPTLTAVELNPPSEQLPTAVVEDAFGADYGRTLNLNDLQQRMKELQKWFADEGYSLARITGPERVSPDGLVTLKLTQGIVAGVEVSFIDNEGETEDENGNPIKGKTKNWVVTREISTKPGDIFNRKTLEADIRRLYGTSLFSDVKVTLKPVPESPGEVIIVLGIVEQSTGQLSGGLGYSQSQGVFGQVQLQDSNLFGRAWNLGLNLTYGQYGGLANLTFTDPWIYGDAHRTSFSGALFLSQEVPQGFQSESNGNIRTVDGYVDNGNKYAYNTRSDNNPADRKFNSVNKAEDEYPNKSWFEFEGDSIALRKTGGRIVFVRPLNGSPYEPGPWKGLLGLSIANVRPINFLGESRPYGASTYNYKNGRTKNKDVICVSYNCADSNDLVSFRIGATYNNFNDPRNPTSGNFFTATTEQFVGVNEDSPTFNRLRGTYTQFFPVNWLKLHKGCRPKPGEVAECPQAIGVQVKAGAIVGEMPPYEAFCMGGSNSIRGWYDCDLGVSQSFGEITLEYRFPLISILQGEVFVDAGTDFGTQKNVPGKPGLLLNKDGSGVSVGTGVIVSTPVGPLRLEVASKDFSGDWRFNLGVGWKF
- the purC gene encoding phosphoribosylaminoimidazolesuccinocarboxamide synthase — protein: MMPDHGELLYEGKAKRIYAVTNPDQVLVEFKNDATAFNAQKKAQLADKGRLNCQISARLFELLETAGIPSHYVGLAGETWMLVKRVEIIPLEVVLRNIATGSLCRQTPIAEGTPISPALFDLYFKDDALADPLLTEARVRLLGVADESQLSAIEQLARRVNAALSPFFEGIGLQLVDFKLELGITSSGELLLADEISPDTCRLWDLNSTDAKDRILDKDRFRKDLGGVMEAYGEVLKRVQASTSNPRNCM